GCTAAAAAATCCATTAACCGTAGTAGGAGGTGTAGCCTTAAAGCCCGATAACAAGACCATAGTTGCTATAGATTTCTATGGACTTAATAACATTAATGATTGGTATGCAGAAGATGAGGATAAAAGGGAGCAAAGCAGTGTTAGCTTGGGTTTTGAAAGGGAGGTTTTGCCCTATCTTGCTGTAAGGGGAGGTTTTTATGGAAAGGGGTTTATTACAGCTGGGATTGGGATAAAAACAAAAAATATAAGGCTTGATTATGGGATTATGGAGGATGATAATCTGGGATTTCACCTTGTTTCTTTAACCATTAGTAAATAAGGAACGAGCGACAAAGGCGAGGTGGCAGAGTGGTTTAATGCGGCGGTCTTGAAAACCGTTGTGTTTTAAAGGCACCGTGGGTTCAAATCCTACCCTCGCCGGATTTAATCACAGATTTCAATAATTTTGTGGGGAGAAAATTCGCCGAAAATAATTTTGATTTTTAATTTGGGAATTTGAAAATAGTTAGATAAAAGCTCTATTACCCTCTGGTTTGCTCTACCCTTAACAGGCCCTTCCTTTACTTAAAACCCTAAAATTACTTTCGTCTTTCTTCTCAACTTTTTCCAGTTTAGCTCTTGTTTTTACCCTTACAAAAATTTTCATAAACAGCTAGACAGATACCAATTTTAAATTACCCTAACCTCTGATGCCTTAAAGGAGAGATAAAGGGATGAGCCAAGGGTAATGGAAAGCAAAGATAGAGAGGTCAGCGTGATTGTAGCATAAAATGTCAATCCTAAAACATCAACTCCCAAAGAGACCATATCTTTTTTTATTTCCTCAAGCTTAATTACCCTTCCCTTTAATGAATTTCTGCAGGATGATATAAGGGGCTCTTTTGAAACAACAATTGCGGTTTCCTCAATTAAAACATAACCCTTTCCTTCATTCTCTGTGATAACCCAAATCCCTACATCATCCTTTATCATTGCCTGTTTTAACCCTTTGCCCTTTGGAAAAATGCAGGGGAATAGATTTTTTATCCCCCCATTCTCTATCCTTCCAGAAACAATAGAGAGGATATTATCTGTAACCCTGTATCCAGATGAAATATTATGCGTTGAAAAGATAATGGTTGTTCTCTTTTCCTTATTTATCCTCTTAATAAGCTCCTCAATTATCTTAATGCTTGTTGGGTCTATATTTGCGGTTGGCTCATCAAGCAATAAGACCTCTGGCTCAAAAACAATAGCCCTTGCTAGAGCTACCCTTTTAAGCTCACCATAAGAGATCTCATCTGGCTTTTTGTCTTTAATCTTTTCTATAGAAAGCTCATCCATTATCTCATAAACCCTATTTTTATCCCTTATTTTCCTTATTTTAAGGCCAAATTCTATATTGGAAAAAATAGAGCCCTGAAATAGCAATGGATCCTGCCTTAAATAGCCAATATTTCTTCTTTCTCCTTTAAATTCTATTGTTCCAGATGATGGCTTATCAAGAAAGGAGAGAAGATTTAAAAGGGTTGTCTTTCCAGCACCATTTGGACCGAATATGCAATATATCCTTTCTTTTTCAAAATCCTGTTTTGGAATATCAAGGATGGTTTTTTCACCATAATTTTTCTTAAGGTCTTTAATTCTTATCATAAATCCTTACCCAAAGCATTTGCTACCTTTCTTGCCTCATCCATTAGAATAGCAAATTTTTTAGGCTTTAGGCTTTGTTCCCCATCAGAGAATGCGGCCTCTGGGTTTTGGTGAACCTCAATTATAAGGCCATCGCATCCCGAAGCAATTGAGGATAAGGCAAGGGGCGTAACAAGCTTCCAATTTCCAGCGGCATGGGATGGATCTGAGATAACCGGAAGGTGGGTAAGCTCTTTCAAAACAGCAATTCCTGCAACATCCAAGGTATTTCTGGAATGGTCAACAAATGTCCTTATCCCCCGCTCGCATAAAATAACATAAAGGTTTCCACCCGATAAGACATATTCTGCTGCCATTAGGAATTCTGTTATCGTAGCAGATAGACCCCTTTTTAGAAGAACAGGCTTATTTATCTTTCCAACCTCCTTTAATAATGAGAAATTCTGCATATTCCTTGCTCCTATCTGAATAATATCAACATATTTTAAAAGGAGTTCAATATCCTTTGTATCCATAAGCTCAGAGACAATAGGAAGCCCTGTTGTTTCGGATGCCTCCTTTAGGTATTTTAGCCCATCCTCCTCAAGCCCCTGGAAGCTATATGGCGATGTCCTTGGTTTGAATGCACCACCACGAAGCATAGAGGCACCCCTTTCCTTTACAAGCTTTGCAATCTCTATTATTTCCTTTCTTCCTTCAACCGAGCAAGGACCTGCCATTACAACAACCTTTTTCCCTCCAATAATTACTCCTCCTACATCAATTTTTGTATCTTCCTGCTTGAATTCCCTGCTTGCAAGCTTAAATGGCTTAAGGATGGGTATGACTCTCTCAACACCAGCAAATGCCTCCAATTGATCCCTATCCAATATCCTCTCATCGCCAATAACATTTATTACTGTCCTCTCTATGCCCTTTGAAACCATTGGCTTAAGGCCTAATGATGAGATTTTTTCTGCTACATGGTCAATCCTCTCTTCTTTACAACCTGGCTCAAAAACTATAATCATTGTCTTTTAATAATAATCTTTCCTCTCCTCTTTTGTCAATATCCCAACTCATTCAGGATTTTATCCTTCTTTCTCCAATCTTTCTTTTCTTTTACAACAAGCTCAAGGTAGACAGGCTTATTGTGAAATGCCTCAATCTCCCTTCTTGCCTTTTCTCCTATCCTTTTTAATGCCTTCCCCTTTTTTCCTATCAAGATTGCCTTTTGGCTTTCTCTATTAACATAGATAATAGCCCTGATATAGTCCTTTCTTTGTTCTTCCTCTTTGAATTCCTCAACCACAACAGTTGTATCATAAGGTATTTCATCGCCATAAAACAAGAAGACCTTTTCCCTGATTACCTCTTCTGCAAAGAACCTTTCGGGATGTATGGAGAGAATCTCAGTATCATAGAATGGTGGATGAAAGGGGAGAAGGGAGATAATTTCACTAAGCAATTCAGGGCAATTTATTCCTTTCTTAGCAGAGATTGGGATTATCTTTAGGAATAGGTTTAAGCCATTATAATATTCTATCAAAGGAAGGAGCTTAAGTTTATCAACCAGGTCTATCTTGTTAATGGCGAGGATTGTATTTTTTTTAATAAAATTTGGGATAATTTCCCTCTCAAAAGGCTCAACAATGAGAAGGGAAAGGTCGGAATCCCTAAGTGCAGACCTTGCCTTTTTTATCATTCTCTCATCTAATTTGTCCTTCTGCTTTATCATCAAACCAGGGGTATCAACAAATATTGCCTGGACATTAGGAAGGTTTAAAATCCCAAGTATTTGATGCCTTGTTGTCTGTGGCTTTGGACTTACCGATGAAACCTTCTCTTTTAAAAGCGTATTCATCAAGCTTGACTTTCCAACATTTGGCTTTCCAACCAGAGAAATATAGCCTGCTTTGAACATTTTAAATTTAAATTGTAAAATATTTATATGATTAAATATTAGCTTTTTTAGTATGTGTTTAGCTTCTGTATAATTGTCTAATCCGTAAAAGGTGCTGCAAGCGAAAGGGAAAATAACCACGAAGCGCAGAAAGAGGCACGAAGCAACTTAAAAATTTACACCTTCGTGTTCTTCCTGGTTCTAAACACATACAAATAAGCAACAAAATAAATCTCTTCATCTTAAAATTTATACACTATAAACCTTCAACCCAATAACTTCACTAATAGCCTCAAAATCTTTATCATTATGGAAAAGAAAAAGACTGTGTTCCATCGCACAGGCGGCAATAAGACAGTCTATAGTCCTTCTTATGGTCTTGCCTTCTCTTCTGCAGAGCTGATAGATTTGAGCGGACATAATAAATGTGTCGATCCCTTTTGGGCTGTAAATTGGAAATTGAAGAAGATGTTCCTTTGTCTTTTCAAACTCCCTATCTTCTTTTATTCCTTGCAGAATCTCAGCCAATGTAATATCCAAGAGGCAAACATCTTCCTCTTCTTCAATCAACCTGTGCAGTTCCTTTTTGTAAAGAGATGGTTTTTTGGAGAAGAAGTCAATCCAGACGGTTGTATCTACCAAGATCATATCCTGCCTCTCCGCATCTCATCCAAATCCCCTTCCCAGGTTATTCTGCCCTCTAATTTCAGAATCTCCTTTCGTCGCTTCCTCTTAACCAACTCTGAAAGGGCCAGATTCACCAACTCCTTTTTGGTTCGACAGTTGGTCAACCTTAATCCTTCCCCTACCAACTCTCTGTCAAACTCAATATTTGTTCTCATGGCAACCACCTCCTCATACACCAATTATATTCAATTTAGGTGTATATGTCAATAAATTTTCACTCCACCCTCACCGTAAAACTGACTGTGCCTACTTCACCTGGAGGGATAGGGTCTTTGAAGATCCATTTTACCTTGGTGGCCTTTGAGCTGAATTCTGAATGCCACTTCCCACCATACCAATATCTGACTTCTGACCCCTGACTCTCAACTTCTGACTCTAATACTGTATTCTTCGGCAAAACATCAATAATCACAACATTCATTGCTGTTGCTTGACCCTCATTTTTATAGGTAATCATATAGGTTATTGTTCCTTTTGAATAGACCTTCTGTTCGCTTGCTTTCTTTGTGAGGGTGATTTTTGGAGAAGAGGGGGTTGCAGTTGCCACATTTGAGAGATTAGACCAGTTTGGCACCTCATCGGCTGTTTTAATGGCAAACCAGTAAGTTGTGTTTGGCTGTAAGCCTGTAACTGTAAATGTCTCTGTGCCATAAGCAGGTTGGGTTACTAGTATCTTAGTCCCGGTAGTAATTGAACCCCAATTATCTTTTGTAATTGTATAAGTCGCCCACCTTATATCATAAGTAGTGGCTCTGCCTTCATAGCCATCATCACCTGGGGCTGTCCATTTTAAGGTGATAGAGTTAGAAGTAATGGCAGCTACAGCAAAGTCAGTGATAGCTGCTGGAGAAATGGTATCAGTCCCTGGAGTAGCAGTTATTTCATTAGAGTAAGGGCTTTCATTTTGGGAAGTATCATAAGCAGTTATTGCATAGTGATAAGTGGTGCCGTTAATTAATCCTGTATCTTGAAAAGCAGTTGCAGTTCCCACATCCTTTATCCAGCATTCATGTCTTCTATCCACTACAATATCATCTAAATATCCCTCTTGACGACTAAGCCAAATATAGATTGTATCAACTGATGTAGGTATAGCTTCTGGATCGTTGATAGATAGAATTCTTTCTCTATTGAAATATCCTGTTACTGTTCCTGGACTGAACTCAATCCTTATGGTATGCCACTGCTCATTTATGGGATAATGGTCTCCAGATTGAGTAAGTTCAGCTACTATCTCTTCATCAACTACCTTCTTTATTATCGTCTTCCTAACCTCTGCTGGGAAGAGAAAGTAGTATCCATTCTTCTCATCATCAGAGCGAATACCGATCTCAACCCCTCCTGCATAGCGAGCATCAGCTTCATGACGAAGAGATATTGGATAGAACTTGAATTCAAATCCTCCTTGGGTCAATCTATCCTCCAATCGTTTAACTAAAGTAATCCCACTATAATAACAACCAAAATCAACCCAATTTTCAGACTCACTATAAGAGTATGATGCTCGACCATACATGGTATATTCTGAGGTAGTATCTGTGTCGAAACAATCAGTGTATACAACTACAGGATTCAATCCCCTATAGACTCTATACCCTGCTAAGTCAACCTCTTGATTTTGGCTCCAACTTAAGGATACTCTTTCATTTCCAGGTATTGCTGTAAGGTCTGTAGGTACTGCAGGGGGAGTTATATCTACCAGTGTTGCAGTAGCAACATTAGAAAGAGCTGACCAATTGCCTGCATCATCTTTACTCTTTATAGCAAAGTAATAAAGAGTCTCCTGTAATAAACCATCCTTCATATGCATTATATATTGCTGAATTGACCCAGGAGTGGCTGGATGAGGCTCAAATTCACATTGGATTGCCTTATCCCAATTCTGTTCAGTAATAGTATGAGTGGCCCACCTGAGATCATAAGCTTCAACTACAGTAACAGCTCCATCATCTTCTGGAGCAGTCCAGTTCAGGGTAATAAATGTTGGGGTAATAGTGCCTATAGTTAGAACAATAGGCGGTGGTGGAGTAGTATCTGGAGTTTCAGCTATAAAGGTATAAAGCCAAGACATCTTATCCCCTGATCTTACCTTGAAGTAATATTTTGTATACTTGGATAATCCATTTAATCTTACTTCATGATGAGTCACTGGATTGGGATCAATCGGGGTAATTTTAGGATTGATTATCTCTCCATGAGAAGT
This genomic stretch from bacterium harbors:
- a CDS encoding ATP-binding cassette domain-containing protein codes for the protein MIRIKDLKKNYGEKTILDIPKQDFEKERIYCIFGPNGAGKTTLLNLLSFLDKPSSGTIEFKGERRNIGYLRQDPLLFQGSIFSNIEFGLKIRKIRDKNRVYEIMDELSIEKIKDKKPDEISYGELKRVALARAIVFEPEVLLLDEPTANIDPTSIKIIEELIKRINKEKRTTIIFSTHNISSGYRVTDNILSIVSGRIENGGIKNLFPCIFPKGKGLKQAMIKDDVGIWVITENEGKGYVLIEETAIVVSKEPLISSCRNSLKGRVIKLEEIKKDMVSLGVDVLGLTFYATITLTSLSLLSITLGSSLYLSFKASEVRVI
- the aroF gene encoding 3-deoxy-7-phosphoheptulonate synthase → MIIVFEPGCKEERIDHVAEKISSLGLKPMVSKGIERTVINVIGDERILDRDQLEAFAGVERVIPILKPFKLASREFKQEDTKIDVGGVIIGGKKVVVMAGPCSVEGRKEIIEIAKLVKERGASMLRGGAFKPRTSPYSFQGLEEDGLKYLKEASETTGLPIVSELMDTKDIELLLKYVDIIQIGARNMQNFSLLKEVGKINKPVLLKRGLSATITEFLMAAEYVLSGGNLYVILCERGIRTFVDHSRNTLDVAGIAVLKELTHLPVISDPSHAAGNWKLVTPLALSSIASGCDGLIIEVHQNPEAAFSDGEQSLKPKKFAILMDEARKVANALGKDL
- the era gene encoding GTPase Era, yielding MFKAGYISLVGKPNVGKSSLMNTLLKEKVSSVSPKPQTTRHQILGILNLPNVQAIFVDTPGLMIKQKDKLDERMIKKARSALRDSDLSLLIVEPFEREIIPNFIKKNTILAINKIDLVDKLKLLPLIEYYNGLNLFLKIIPISAKKGINCPELLSEIISLLPFHPPFYDTEILSIHPERFFAEEVIREKVFLFYGDEIPYDTTVVVEEFKEEEQRKDYIRAIIYVNRESQKAILIGKKGKALKRIGEKARREIEAFHNKPVYLELVVKEKKDWRKKDKILNELGY
- a CDS encoding PIN domain nuclease, yielding MILVDTTVWIDFFSKKPSLYKKELHRLIEEEEDVCLLDITLAEILQGIKEDREFEKTKEHLLQFPIYSPKGIDTFIMSAQIYQLCRREGKTIRRTIDCLIAACAMEHSLFLFHNDKDFEAISEVIGLKVYSV
- a CDS encoding type II toxin-antitoxin system VapB family antitoxin is translated as MYEEVVAMRTNIEFDRELVGEGLRLTNCRTKKELVNLALSELVKRKRRKEILKLEGRITWEGDLDEMRRGRI
- a CDS encoding fibronectin type III domain-containing protein, with the protein product MELTIECMDYIVKNGYIESSPGCEYPHFVYLECPNYYGDAVDVAMPILHGVMYMRKISGEQCWWDTVKRYYDHWAEDPSLVGGGWIWNLQHFIALKHEYDALGISNVEVSDITDTSATIRWDTGEPDTSQVEYGTSTSHGEIINPKITPIDPNPVTHHEVRLNGLSKYTKYYFKVRSGDKMSWLYTFIAETPDTTPPPPIVLTIGTITPTFITLNWTAPEDDGAVTVVEAYDLRWATHTITEQNWDKAIQCEFEPHPATPGSIQQYIMHMKDGLLQETLYYFAIKSKDDAGNWSALSNVATATLVDITPPAVPTDLTAIPGNERVSLSWSQNQEVDLAGYRVYRGLNPVVVYTDCFDTDTTSEYTMYGRASYSYSESENWVDFGCYYSGITLVKRLEDRLTQGGFEFKFYPISLRHEADARYAGGVEIGIRSDDEKNGYYFLFPAEVRKTIIKKVVDEEIVAELTQSGDHYPINEQWHTIRIEFSPGTVTGYFNRERILSINDPEAIPTSVDTIYIWLSRQEGYLDDIVVDRRHECWIKDVGTATAFQDTGLINGTTYHYAITAYDTSQNESPYSNEITATPGTDTISPAAITDFAVAAITSNSITLKWTAPGDDGYEGRATTYDIRWATYTITKDNWGSITTGTKILVTQPAYGTETFTVTGLQPNTTYWFAIKTADEVPNWSNLSNVATATPSSPKITLTKKASEQKVYSKGTITYMITYKNEGQATAMNVVIIDVLPKNTVLESEVESQGSEVRYWYGGKWHSEFSSKATKVKWIFKDPIPPGEVGTVSFTVRVE